A single region of the Pseudomonas sp. VD-NE ins genome encodes:
- a CDS encoding sigma-54 dependent transcriptional regulator, protein MNTSPRQKILIVDDEPDIRELLEITLGRMKLDTYSARNLSEAQALLNREGFDLCLTDMRLPDGTGLELVQHIQQRYPQLPVAMITAYGSLETAINALKAGAFDFLTKPVDLNRLRELVGSALRMPAAGGGCTSIDRRLLGDSLPMRNLRKQIDKLARSQAPVYISGESGSGKELVARLIHEQGPRANQPFVPVNCGAIPSELMESEFFGHRKGSFTGAVEDKPGLFQAAHGGTLFLDEVADLPLSMQVKLLRAIQEKAVRSVGGQQESVVDVRILCATHKDLDAEVAAERFRQDLYYRLNVIELRVPSLRERRDDIEVLAANMLKRLAKDSAQPVASLHPQALEALKNYRFPGNVRELENVLERAHTLCEDRTIEAEDLRLSEGNCAADGGIADLTQIDNLEDYLENVERKLILQALEETRWNRTAAAQRLSLSFRSMRYRLKKLGLD, encoded by the coding sequence TTGAATACGAGCCCACGGCAAAAAATCCTCATCGTCGACGACGAACCGGACATCCGCGAACTCCTGGAAATCACCCTGGGACGGATGAAACTCGACACTTACAGTGCACGTAACCTGAGCGAAGCCCAGGCGCTGCTGAACCGCGAGGGCTTTGACCTGTGCCTGACCGACATGCGCCTGCCCGACGGTACCGGGCTGGAGCTGGTGCAGCACATTCAGCAACGTTATCCACAACTGCCGGTGGCAATGATCACCGCCTACGGCAGTCTGGAAACCGCGATCAATGCGCTGAAGGCCGGCGCTTTCGACTTTCTGACCAAACCGGTGGACCTCAATCGCCTGCGCGAACTGGTTGGCTCGGCCCTGCGCATGCCAGCGGCGGGCGGTGGATGCACCTCGATCGATCGGCGCCTGCTCGGCGACTCGCTGCCTATGCGCAACCTGCGCAAACAGATCGACAAACTCGCTCGCAGCCAAGCGCCGGTGTATATCAGCGGCGAATCGGGCAGCGGCAAGGAACTGGTCGCACGACTGATTCATGAACAAGGGCCACGCGCCAACCAACCCTTCGTGCCGGTGAACTGCGGCGCGATCCCTTCGGAACTGATGGAAAGCGAATTCTTCGGCCACCGCAAAGGCAGTTTCACCGGCGCGGTCGAGGACAAGCCCGGGCTGTTTCAGGCGGCCCATGGCGGCACGCTGTTTCTCGATGAAGTCGCGGACTTGCCGTTGTCGATGCAGGTAAAACTGCTGCGGGCGATTCAGGAAAAAGCCGTGCGCAGTGTCGGTGGTCAGCAGGAAAGCGTGGTTGATGTACGGATTCTCTGCGCCACGCACAAGGATCTCGACGCGGAGGTGGCGGCCGAACGCTTTCGTCAGGATCTGTATTACCGCTTGAACGTGATTGAACTGCGCGTGCCGTCCCTGCGTGAGCGGCGCGATGACATTGAAGTGCTGGCGGCCAATATGCTCAAGCGTTTGGCCAAGGACAGTGCTCAGCCCGTTGCGAGCCTTCATCCACAGGCGCTGGAAGCGCTGAAGAATTACCGGTTTCCGGGGAATGTGCGGGAGCTGGAGAACGTGCTCGAACGGGCGCACACCTTGTGCGAAGACCGGACGATCGAGGCTGAAGATTTGCGCCTGAGTGAAGGCAACTGCGCGGCGGACGGCGGGATCGCCGATCTGACGCAGATCGACAATCTTGAGGATTATCTGGAGAACGTCGAGAGAAAGCTGATTCTGCAAGCGTTGGAAGAAACGCGCTGGAATCGTACGGCGGCGGCGCAGCGGTTGAGTCTTTCGTTCAGGTCAATGCGTTATCGGCTGAAAAAACTCGGCCTGGATTGA
- the thiO gene encoding glycine oxidase ThiO, with protein sequence MTRQQQVVIVGGGVIGLLTAYNLASELRSVVLLDRSNLGQESSWAGGGIVSPLYPWRYSPAVTALAHWSQDFYPQLGERLFADTGVDPEVHTTGLYWLDLDDEAEALAWAERENRPLRAVDISAAHDAVPVLGGGFARAIYMADVANVRNPRLVKSLKAALQALPNVTIHEQCEVSGFVREGAQVVGVETSNGVIKGDQVVLTAGAWSGDLLKTLDLTLPVEPVKGQMILYKCAADFLPSMVLAKGRYAIPRRDGHILIGSTLEHEGYDKTRTDVALESLKASAVELLPALADADVVGHWAGLRPGSPEGIPYIGRVPGFAGLWLNCGHYRNGLVLAPASCQLFADVMLGRAPIIDPAPYAPEGRI encoded by the coding sequence ATGACCAGGCAACAGCAAGTGGTGATTGTCGGTGGCGGGGTGATTGGCCTGCTGACCGCTTACAACCTCGCCTCCGAATTACGCAGCGTGGTGCTGCTCGATCGCTCGAACCTCGGCCAGGAATCGTCCTGGGCGGGCGGCGGTATCGTTTCGCCATTGTATCCGTGGCGCTATAGCCCGGCGGTTACCGCACTGGCGCACTGGTCGCAGGACTTTTATCCACAGCTCGGCGAGCGTTTGTTTGCTGACACTGGGGTGGATCCTGAAGTGCACACCACGGGCCTGTACTGGCTCGATCTGGACGATGAAGCCGAAGCACTGGCCTGGGCCGAGCGGGAAAATCGCCCGTTGCGGGCTGTGGATATCTCGGCGGCGCATGATGCGGTGCCGGTGCTTGGTGGCGGGTTCGCGCGGGCGATCTACATGGCCGATGTCGCCAACGTGCGCAATCCGCGTCTGGTGAAGTCGCTGAAAGCGGCGTTGCAGGCACTGCCGAACGTGACGATTCACGAGCAGTGCGAGGTCAGCGGGTTCGTCCGTGAGGGCGCGCAGGTCGTCGGCGTCGAAACCTCCAACGGTGTGATCAAAGGTGATCAGGTCGTGCTGACGGCCGGTGCCTGGAGCGGTGATTTGCTCAAGACGCTGGACCTGACGCTGCCGGTTGAACCGGTCAAAGGGCAGATGATTCTCTACAAGTGCGCGGCGGATTTTCTGCCGAGCATGGTCTTGGCCAAGGGGCGTTATGCGATCCCGCGTCGCGACGGCCACATTCTGATTGGCAGCACGCTGGAGCACGAAGGCTACGACAAGACGCGGACCGATGTGGCGCTGGAAAGTCTCAAAGCTTCGGCAGTGGAGTTATTGCCAGCGTTGGCCGATGCCGATGTGGTCGGGCACTGGGCAGGGCTGCGTCCGGGCTCGCCGGAGGGCATTCCTTACATTGGCCGGGTGCCGGGTTTTGCCGGGTTGTGGTTGAACTGCGGGCATTACCGCAATGGGCTGGTGCTGGCGCCGGCGTCGTGTCAGTTGTTTGCCGATGTGATGCTGGGGCGGGCGCCGATTATTGATCCGGCGCCGTATGCGCCCGAGGGCCGCATTTAG
- a CDS encoding type IV pilin protein: MRRFNRGFTLIEIMIVIAIIGIVITIAAPSYTEYLKKGRRAEVVSLLSEQAQTLERFYTKNNVYTGITGLSTGNDFYTITPTIADQTFLLTATRKTGTSMATDKCGDFTLTNTGVRSMNNATTGLTTKDCWGR; the protein is encoded by the coding sequence ATGCGCAGATTCAACCGAGGCTTCACCCTGATCGAAATCATGATCGTGATTGCGATCATCGGGATCGTCATCACCATCGCCGCACCGAGCTATACCGAGTACCTGAAAAAGGGCCGTCGCGCCGAAGTGGTGTCACTGCTTTCGGAGCAGGCGCAGACCCTCGAACGCTTCTACACCAAGAACAATGTCTATACCGGCATCACCGGACTCAGCACGGGCAATGATTTCTACACCATCACCCCGACCATCGCTGACCAGACCTTCCTGCTGACCGCTACCCGCAAAACGGGTACGTCCATGGCCACCGACAAGTGCGGGGATTTCACCCTGACCAACACCGGTGTCCGCAGTATGAACAACGCGACCACCGGGCTGACCACCAAGGATTGCTGGGGCCGCTGA
- a CDS encoding PilC/PilY family type IV pilus protein, with protein MRSIERCGSLLLGLLLSLYLAAPAYAFTPSDSPLLSAAAVPPNVMLLIDDSGSMNSIIYAAGFDPTADRTPARQCNAFLGLCTPLNAPTITGDPVFLSSLPTSGCSGGAYAFYNNSVAPLCLKLPDPVGGGNTRYTGDYISYVVSLAINNGTRDFTTGAIPNDYRINVARNVSTALVTSNRTLRIGLSTFNPVTNNDSGNGGYIARSISDLAPVSGSVTQAQADTNYNALISSVNGLSAVANTPLAETYYEITRYMRGMAPYYNSTPATYTSPIQYRCQKNYGVVITDGLPTFDRTFPSNDPLGGSRLPNWDGVSNDGNNLYGDKEGDTLYLDDIAKFAFDIDMRSTGTDAAGKSWNAVDFPKQNMNTYTVGFTADNDMLSDAASYGQGRYYQATDSTGLNAALSSALSDITSKAGSGGSGVTSGTTLASGTSYFQTSYDPKDWRGTIKSFGFNASGAVNTSAVLWTTDTTILPSATAPTYQSWNTTSNAAVALAYGNFSAPQQTTLSQGLPTGISGSDLLEWSKGTNKTGLKVRSVLLGDIINSPLVLASPTDKTASDLSGDTTYTAYLTTKAANMNASLVVNANDGFVNVINSANGTRRYAYMPSSVLPSLRLIADPNYINGVSHKFLVDGQVGVYDAQLNSAWKTLAIGGTGAGGKTFYALQLFDASAGNVLRALWEVSAPATASTANAFNDLGYAYARPEVARLADGRWAAFIANGYGSNSGVAALYVLDVRDGSLIRKIVIDSTETTNGLSSVKLKVNSQNVVQTAYGGDLKGRLWKFDLSATSTDSWGVAFSGKPLFTTAGGATQPITAQPLLADNALGGKQIFVGTGKFNETADKTNKDLQAFYSVWDADGSSGNITVGSLQAQAVTGVFSGSTGQFVTTTQNDTTYPGEKGWYLPLVYNNALIGERVINQASLVLGRIVFTTASVDTTDPCSSFGTGKVAELDAFSGKMLNYAVFDTNGDGVVDSSDTISSGVIFTGGIPTLNAIVNGATRKIFNDSSGNITTLVEKGGGGSRRIMWRQIQ; from the coding sequence ATGCGAAGTATTGAGCGGTGTGGATCGCTGTTGCTCGGCCTGTTGCTGAGCTTGTATCTGGCTGCGCCGGCCTACGCATTTACGCCGTCTGATTCGCCGCTGTTGAGTGCGGCGGCGGTGCCACCCAATGTCATGCTACTGATCGACGATTCGGGGAGCATGAACAGCATCATTTATGCGGCCGGATTCGACCCCACGGCTGATCGCACGCCGGCCCGGCAATGCAACGCGTTTCTCGGGTTATGCACCCCTCTGAACGCGCCAACGATCACAGGCGATCCTGTGTTTTTATCAAGCCTTCCGACCTCCGGGTGTTCGGGTGGCGCGTACGCGTTTTACAACAACAGTGTCGCGCCACTGTGTCTGAAACTGCCGGACCCTGTGGGTGGCGGCAACACGCGATATACAGGCGATTACATTTCCTACGTCGTCAGTCTGGCCATCAACAATGGCACGCGCGATTTCACCACAGGGGCGATTCCCAACGACTACCGAATCAACGTCGCGCGTAACGTGTCGACGGCGCTGGTCACCAGCAATCGCACTTTGCGTATTGGCCTGTCGACTTTCAACCCAGTCACCAACAACGACTCTGGTAATGGCGGTTATATCGCCCGCTCGATCAGCGACTTGGCGCCGGTGTCCGGGAGCGTCACGCAGGCGCAGGCAGACACCAACTACAACGCGCTGATCTCATCGGTCAATGGTTTGAGTGCCGTGGCCAACACCCCGTTGGCAGAAACCTACTATGAAATCACCCGCTACATGCGCGGCATGGCGCCGTACTACAACAGCACGCCCGCGACCTACACCAGTCCGATCCAGTACCGCTGCCAGAAAAATTATGGCGTGGTAATAACCGATGGCTTGCCGACCTTCGACCGAACCTTTCCGAGCAACGACCCATTGGGCGGCAGCCGGTTACCGAACTGGGATGGTGTCAGCAATGACGGCAACAACCTCTATGGCGACAAAGAAGGGGATACGCTGTATCTGGATGACATCGCCAAGTTCGCCTTCGATATCGACATGCGCTCGACCGGTACCGACGCGGCGGGCAAGAGTTGGAACGCGGTGGATTTTCCCAAGCAGAATATGAACACCTATACCGTGGGCTTCACCGCCGACAACGACATGCTGTCCGATGCCGCCAGTTATGGGCAGGGCAGGTATTACCAGGCGACTGACAGCACCGGGCTCAACGCCGCGTTGTCGTCGGCCCTGAGTGATATCACCTCCAAGGCCGGTTCCGGCGGTAGTGGTGTCACCAGCGGCACCACACTGGCGAGCGGCACCAGTTACTTTCAGACCAGTTACGACCCCAAGGACTGGCGCGGTACGATCAAGTCCTTCGGCTTCAATGCATCCGGAGCGGTGAATACCTCTGCGGTGCTCTGGACCACTGACACCACTATCTTACCGAGTGCGACCGCACCGACCTATCAGTCGTGGAACACTACAAGCAACGCCGCCGTTGCGCTGGCCTACGGTAATTTCTCCGCGCCCCAGCAGACGACACTCAGCCAAGGCCTGCCCACCGGCATCTCCGGCAGTGATCTGCTGGAGTGGAGCAAAGGCACCAACAAGACCGGGCTCAAAGTGCGTAGCGTGCTGCTCGGCGACATCATCAACTCGCCGTTGGTGCTGGCCTCACCGACGGACAAGACAGCCTCCGATCTGTCGGGCGACACCACGTACACCGCTTACCTGACCACCAAAGCGGCAAACATGAATGCCAGTCTGGTGGTGAACGCCAACGACGGTTTCGTCAACGTCATCAACTCGGCCAACGGCACTCGACGCTACGCCTACATGCCGTCCAGCGTATTGCCGTCGCTGCGGCTGATTGCCGATCCGAACTACATCAACGGTGTCAGCCACAAGTTTCTGGTCGACGGCCAGGTCGGCGTGTATGACGCCCAGCTCAATAGCGCATGGAAAACCCTGGCCATCGGCGGAACCGGTGCCGGAGGCAAGACGTTCTACGCGCTGCAGCTGTTCGACGCTTCGGCGGGTAACGTTTTGCGCGCATTGTGGGAAGTCAGTGCGCCGGCGACTGCAAGCACCGCCAACGCTTTCAATGATCTGGGTTATGCCTACGCACGCCCGGAAGTGGCACGCTTGGCCGATGGTCGCTGGGCGGCTTTCATTGCCAATGGCTACGGCAGCAACTCCGGCGTGGCGGCGTTGTATGTGCTGGATGTACGCGACGGTTCGCTGATCAGGAAAATCGTCATCGACAGCACCGAAACCACTAACGGTTTGTCTTCGGTGAAACTCAAGGTCAACTCACAGAACGTCGTGCAGACTGCCTATGGCGGTGACTTGAAAGGGCGTTTGTGGAAGTTCGATTTGAGTGCGACGTCGACAGACAGCTGGGGCGTGGCATTTTCCGGCAAGCCGCTGTTCACGACGGCGGGTGGGGCGACTCAACCGATCACCGCGCAACCGCTGCTGGCGGACAACGCGCTTGGCGGCAAACAGATTTTCGTCGGTACCGGTAAATTCAACGAGACGGCTGACAAGACCAACAAGGATTTGCAGGCGTTCTATTCGGTGTGGGATGCCGATGGCAGCTCAGGGAACATAACTGTTGGCAGTTTGCAGGCGCAGGCGGTGACTGGCGTGTTCTCCGGCAGTACCGGGCAGTTTGTGACAACGACGCAGAACGACACGACCTATCCAGGAGAGAAGGGCTGGTACTTGCCCTTGGTGTATAACAACGCGCTGATCGGTGAGCGCGTGATCAATCAGGCCAGTCTGGTGCTTGGGCGAATCGTCTTCACCACCGCCAGCGTCGATACCACCGATCCCTGTTCCAGTTTCGGAACTGGCAAAGTGGCCGAGCTCGATGCGTTCAGCGGTAAGATGCTCAACTATGCGGTGTTCGATACCAACGGGGATGGAGTGGTTGACAGCAGCGACACGATTTCCAGTGGTGTGATATTTACCGGTGGCATTCCGACCTTGAACGCCATCGTCAACGGCGCAACACGCAAAATTTTTAACGATTCCAGCGGTAACATCACTACCTTGGTGGAAAAGGGCGGTGGCGGCAGCCGTCGTATCATGTGGCGACAAATACAGTAA
- a CDS encoding PilX N-terminal domain-containing pilus assembly protein, with the protein MRISFHDRQAQRGMALLVSLVFLLLLTLIGLSSMQSANLQEKMAGSVSLRNQSFQTAEAALRVGESAVQLDTYTLAVCSGTTQCAPPAESSVVSAAGLNSTSGVTWIASGNGFYGVQNIGTTLTAVNVPSNTSATLYRVTAVGIAGTSRSVVESVYAKY; encoded by the coding sequence ATGCGGATTTCATTTCATGACCGACAGGCGCAGCGCGGCATGGCGCTGCTGGTCAGTCTGGTGTTTTTGTTGTTGCTGACGTTGATAGGCCTGTCGTCGATGCAGAGTGCCAACCTGCAGGAAAAAATGGCCGGCAGCGTGAGTCTGCGTAATCAGTCGTTTCAAACGGCCGAGGCGGCGTTGCGGGTCGGGGAGAGTGCGGTTCAGCTTGATACCTACACCTTGGCGGTGTGCAGCGGCACGACGCAATGCGCACCGCCCGCGGAATCTTCGGTGGTCAGTGCGGCGGGGCTGAATTCAACTTCGGGTGTGACGTGGATCGCTTCCGGTAATGGTTTCTATGGTGTGCAGAATATTGGCACCACGCTCACGGCAGTGAACGTACCGAGTAACACTTCGGCGACGTTGTATCGGGTCACCGCCGTTGGAATCGCCGGCACTTCGCGCAGTGTGGTGGAGAGCGTCTATGCGAAGTATTGA
- a CDS encoding PilW family protein, giving the protein MKRDNRGFGLIELLIALALGLIIVLGVVQIFIAAKNTYVSQNSAAAMQEDARFVLSKMIQEIRMVGMFGCLGTITDSSSAGDFNASQIAPINWDNANLKLTLVTADIGSGGGTPTWTVVSDCRNSATAYTGLRAAASGQIAFPIRRLIYSFSNNQILMGTGSGTPTQQVLVNNVSAFSVTFGLASSATDVAASTYSANPSDPARIRSVRLSLTLTDPNSRVATQTFNVVAALRNRLP; this is encoded by the coding sequence ATGAAGCGCGATAACCGTGGTTTCGGCCTGATCGAACTGCTCATTGCCCTCGCGCTTGGATTGATCATCGTGCTCGGCGTCGTGCAGATTTTCATCGCGGCGAAAAACACCTACGTCAGCCAGAACAGCGCCGCGGCGATGCAGGAAGACGCGCGTTTTGTGCTGAGCAAAATGATTCAGGAAATTCGCATGGTCGGGATGTTCGGATGTCTCGGCACGATTACGGACTCCAGTTCGGCGGGGGATTTCAATGCGTCGCAGATAGCGCCGATCAACTGGGATAACGCCAACCTGAAACTGACGCTGGTGACCGCCGATATTGGCAGCGGCGGCGGCACGCCGACCTGGACGGTGGTTTCCGATTGCCGCAACAGCGCCACGGCGTATACGGGGTTACGAGCGGCGGCGAGCGGGCAGATCGCCTTCCCGATCCGACGTCTGATCTACAGCTTCAGCAACAACCAGATTCTCATGGGCACCGGCAGCGGCACGCCGACCCAGCAGGTGCTGGTGAACAACGTCAGTGCTTTCAGCGTGACGTTTGGTCTGGCCAGTTCGGCGACGGATGTGGCGGCCTCGACATACAGCGCCAACCCCAGTGACCCGGCACGCATTCGCAGTGTGCGCCTGAGCCTGACCCTCACCGACCCCAACAGCCGGGTCGCCACGCAAACCTTCAACGTGGTTGCCGCTTTGCGCAACCGCTTGCCGTGA
- the pilV gene encoding type IV pilus modification protein PilV — translation MRVGSQHAQQGMTLIEVLVALLILTVGLLGAAAVQLNALKYTDSSRMTSQASFIAYDMMDRIRANSGADYTVTPPTSGNLSVARDQDLYDFTSNIINFGGPTATGSITLNQRVYTITINWSDARAANTASAQRSFVLSSRAAVDPVATP, via the coding sequence ATGAGGGTAGGGAGTCAACACGCACAGCAGGGCATGACGCTGATCGAAGTGCTGGTCGCGTTGCTGATTCTGACGGTCGGGTTGCTGGGCGCGGCGGCAGTGCAACTGAATGCGCTGAAGTACACCGACAGCTCACGGATGACCAGCCAGGCCAGTTTCATCGCCTACGACATGATGGACCGCATCCGCGCCAACTCCGGCGCCGACTACACCGTCACACCGCCGACCTCGGGCAATCTGAGCGTTGCCCGCGATCAGGATCTCTATGATTTCACCAGCAACATCATCAACTTCGGTGGACCGACCGCGACTGGCAGCATCACCCTCAATCAGCGGGTCTACACCATCACCATCAACTGGAGTGATGCACGGGCAGCCAACACCGCCAGTGCTCAACGCAGTTTCGTTCTGAGCAGTCGCGCTGCAGTCGATCCGGTGGCCACGCCATGA
- a CDS encoding GspH/FimT family pseudopilin, whose protein sequence is MDLRTKGFTLIELLVAVAIFVVLITLAVPAFTRSIQGSKADTEMGDLQRAINFARLEAIDRGTTLRLRPTAGSSVWTGELAVYDSTGNPANVLRVVPAMSSGATLTLPSGVTALDFNNLGGLAAPSTAVTISYTLGTQSRTLNVCLNGRIQLGGTCG, encoded by the coding sequence ATGGATCTTCGTACAAAAGGTTTCACGCTGATCGAGTTGCTGGTCGCGGTCGCGATTTTCGTGGTTCTGATCACTCTGGCGGTGCCGGCGTTCACCCGATCGATACAGGGCAGCAAGGCCGATACCGAGATGGGCGATCTGCAACGGGCAATCAATTTCGCCAGGCTGGAAGCCATCGACCGTGGCACCACCCTGCGCCTGCGCCCGACCGCTGGCAGCAGCGTATGGACCGGTGAACTGGCGGTCTATGACAGTACTGGCAATCCGGCCAATGTGTTGCGGGTTGTTCCCGCGATGAGCAGCGGCGCGACTCTGACGCTACCCTCAGGAGTGACCGCACTGGATTTCAATAACCTTGGCGGTCTGGCGGCACCGTCGACGGCGGTGACCATCAGTTACACGTTGGGAACGCAAAGCAGGACGCTGAACGTGTGTTTGAACGGACGAATTCAATTGGGTGGAACTTGCGGATGA
- a CDS encoding GspH/FimT family pseudopilin, whose translation MSQQGFSLIELLMGLAIGAIVLLLVSPAFAALRESNHRDQAAQSLLDGLRNARTLAITRNQSVVIHGINGDWSQGWRIILDISGKGPKDNSNPLLQESVSDTQVPIVGNWSVSRYVRFSSLGQPLMPGRAFQAGTLHVCSAREPVSQRQIVLAATGRVRLNSQETEQALCQKTENVRSNARAAL comes from the coding sequence ATGTCGCAACAGGGTTTCAGCCTGATCGAACTGCTTATGGGACTGGCGATTGGCGCAATTGTTCTGCTGTTGGTCAGTCCGGCGTTTGCCGCGCTCAGAGAATCGAACCATCGGGATCAGGCTGCGCAATCCTTGCTCGATGGCCTGCGTAACGCTCGCACCCTGGCCATCACGCGCAATCAGAGCGTGGTGATTCATGGCATCAACGGCGACTGGAGTCAGGGCTGGCGGATCATTCTGGATATCAGTGGCAAGGGGCCGAAAGACAACAGCAATCCGCTGCTACAAGAAAGTGTGAGCGACACACAGGTGCCGATTGTCGGCAATTGGTCGGTGAGTCGTTACGTACGCTTCAGCAGTCTGGGGCAACCGCTGATGCCCGGGCGGGCGTTTCAGGCAGGGACATTACATGTCTGCTCGGCTCGCGAGCCGGTCAGTCAGCGCCAGATAGTGCTGGCGGCGACCGGTCGCGTGCGCCTGAACAGTCAAGAGACTGAGCAGGCGCTGTGTCAAAAAACCGAAAACGTCAGATCGAACGCACGCGCAGCTCTTTAG
- the ispH gene encoding 4-hydroxy-3-methylbut-2-enyl diphosphate reductase: protein MQIKLANPRGFCAGVDRAIEIVNRALEVFGPPIYVRHEVVHNKFVVEDLRSRGAIFVEELDQVPDDVIVIFSAHGVSQAVRTEAAGRGLKVFDATCPLVTKVHIEVAKYSRDGRECILIGHAGHPEVEGTMGQYDGSNGGAIYLVEDEKDVAELQVHNPEKLAFVTQTTLSMDDTSRVIDALRTRFPAIGGPRKDDICYATQNRQDAVKQLADECDVVLVVGSPNSSNSNRLRELAERMATPAYLIDGAEDLQKSWFDGVERIGITAGASAPEVLVRGVIQQLQAWGATGADELAGREENITFSMPKELRVRSI, encoded by the coding sequence ATGCAAATCAAACTCGCCAACCCCCGTGGCTTCTGCGCTGGCGTGGACCGGGCGATCGAAATCGTCAACCGCGCCCTGGAAGTCTTCGGGCCGCCGATCTATGTGCGTCACGAAGTGGTGCACAACAAGTTCGTCGTTGAAGACCTGCGCAGCCGCGGGGCGATCTTCGTCGAAGAGCTGGATCAGGTGCCGGATGACGTTATCGTGATCTTCAGCGCTCATGGCGTATCCCAGGCCGTGCGTACCGAAGCCGCCGGCCGTGGCCTGAAAGTGTTCGACGCCACCTGCCCGCTGGTGACCAAGGTGCACATCGAAGTGGCGAAATACAGCCGCGACGGTCGTGAGTGCATCCTGATCGGCCATGCCGGTCACCCGGAAGTCGAAGGCACCATGGGTCAATACGACGGCAGCAATGGCGGTGCGATCTACCTCGTTGAAGACGAGAAAGACGTCGCCGAGTTGCAGGTGCACAACCCGGAAAAACTGGCTTTCGTTACTCAGACGACGCTGTCGATGGACGATACCAGTCGCGTCATCGATGCCTTGCGCACGCGCTTCCCGGCCATCGGCGGACCGCGCAAGGACGACATCTGCTACGCCACGCAAAACCGTCAGGATGCGGTCAAGCAATTGGCCGACGAGTGCGACGTGGTGCTGGTAGTCGGCAGCCCGAACAGCTCCAACTCCAATCGTCTGCGTGAGCTCGCCGAGCGCATGGCCACGCCGGCCTACCTGATCGACGGCGCCGAAGACCTGCAAAAGAGCTGGTTCGATGGCGTTGAGCGTATCGGCATCACCGCTGGGGCGTCCGCACCGGAAGTCCTGGTGCGTGGCGTGATTCAGCAATTGCAGGCCTGGGGCGCTACCGGTGCCGATGAACTGGCCGGGCGTGAAGAGAACATTACGTTCTCGATGCCTAAAGAGCTGCGCGTGCGTTCGATCTGA
- the fkpB gene encoding FKBP-type peptidyl-prolyl cis-trans isomerase — protein sequence MAEQRIGQNTEVTLHFALRLENGDTVDSTFDKAPATFKVGDGNLLPGFEAALFGFKAGDKRTLTVEPENAFGQPNPQNVQIIPRSQFVDMELSPGLLVIFNDAANTELPGVVKEFDDTQVTIDFNHPLAGKTLTFDVEIINVKAI from the coding sequence TTGGCTGAGCAACGCATCGGCCAGAACACGGAAGTCACCTTGCACTTTGCATTGCGCCTGGAGAACGGCGACACCGTCGACAGTACGTTCGACAAAGCCCCGGCGACCTTCAAGGTCGGCGACGGCAACCTGCTGCCGGGTTTCGAAGCAGCGCTGTTCGGCTTCAAGGCCGGCGACAAGCGTACGCTGACCGTCGAGCCGGAAAACGCCTTCGGCCAGCCGAACCCGCAGAACGTGCAGATCATCCCGCGCTCGCAGTTCGTCGATATGGAGCTGTCGCCGGGTTTGCTGGTGATCTTCAACGATGCGGCCAATACTGAGCTGCCGGGTGTGGTGAAAGAGTTCGATGACACGCAAGTAACCATCGACTTCAACCACCCGCTGGCAGGCAAGACGCTGACCTTTGACGTCGAGATCATCAACGTTAAAGCGATCTAA
- the lspA gene encoding signal peptidase II: MPNAVGRFGRLSWLWLSLLVLVIDQASKFYFEGKLEMFQQIVIIPDYFSWTLAYNTGAAFSFLADSSGWQRWLFALIAVVVSAVLVVWLKRLGRNDTWLAVALALVLGGALGNLYDRIALGHVIDFILVHWQNRWYFPAFNFADSAISVGAVMLALDMFKSKKTGEAVHD, from the coding sequence ATGCCTAATGCCGTTGGCCGTTTCGGACGGTTGAGCTGGCTGTGGTTGAGTCTGTTGGTTCTGGTCATCGACCAGGCCAGCAAGTTCTACTTCGAAGGCAAGCTCGAAATGTTCCAGCAGATCGTGATCATTCCCGATTACTTCAGCTGGACCCTGGCCTACAACACTGGCGCTGCGTTCAGCTTCCTGGCTGACAGCTCCGGCTGGCAGCGCTGGCTGTTCGCCCTGATCGCGGTTGTGGTCAGTGCGGTGCTGGTGGTCTGGCTCAAGCGCCTGGGCCGCAATGACACCTGGCTGGCCGTCGCGCTGGCGCTGGTATTGGGCGGCGCGCTGGGCAATCTGTATGACCGCATTGCCCTCGGCCATGTGATCGATTTCATTCTGGTGCACTGGCAGAACCGCTGGTACTTCCCAGCGTTCAACTTCGCCGACAGCGCGATTAGCGTTGGCGCGGTGATGCTCGCACTGGATATGTTCAAAAGTAAAAAGACCGGAGAAGCCGTTCATGACTGA